In Maledivibacter sp., the following are encoded in one genomic region:
- the ybeY gene encoding rRNA maturation RNase YbeY produces MDIIDNQDIIQYEDELNGLLKKVIEKSLEVENIDKDVEVSISFVDNEEIKYLNNEFRGIDKETDVLSFPQYDNIQLLKGEDGVVVLGDIVISLEKAKEQSIQYGHSFIRETAFLTAHSMFHLFGYDHDTDENTKEMRQKEEKVLDLLGILR; encoded by the coding sequence ATAGATATAATAGATAATCAAGATATAATTCAGTATGAAGATGAACTCAATGGGTTGTTAAAAAAAGTTATTGAAAAATCTTTGGAAGTAGAGAATATTGATAAAGATGTAGAAGTTAGTATCTCTTTTGTGGATAATGAGGAAATAAAGTATTTAAATAATGAGTTCCGAGGGATTGATAAAGAAACAGATGTTCTTTCTTTCCCCCAATATGATAATATTCAATTATTAAAAGGTGAAGATGGTGTAGTAGTATTGGGTGATATTGTTATATCCTTAGAAAAGGCTAAAGAGCAATCTATACAATATGGACATTCCTTTATAAGGGAAACGGCTTTTCTTACTGCCCATAGTATGTTTCATTTATTTGGTTATGACCATGATACTGATGAAAATACTAAGGAGATGAGACAGAAAGAAGAAAAGGTATTAGACTTATTGGGTATATTAAGATAA
- a CDS encoding HDIG domain-containing protein codes for MAFLKRLDRLLRKGLTSKIAKNKIFNGIILSLLFFIIIFFTYYSTVSPKKYDIKVGQVAPSDIRSPIDIEDKEATAKEIEKAINLVEPRQEVDPTIQINIKNNIEVFFKHLYEVKSLGELSKESSNEVINELQQYNNFDLSKHDLSVLLNTKEETIKNFEKYTYEFIMQVMTTGIKKEELDNKKKKIEEYYMSLEGISEKLKGIGIKIVNSSIKENTYLDQKLTQEKINEAIKKVDKVYIKRGQIIVNEEEEITEKHYKLLMEAGLINQEKKKDIKPFIGVVLIILILELIIFSYIYTFNEKLVSKISNLYLIVIVFLSVFLMAKPLNSISSYLIPISSASMLIGILINPTVAIVLNIFLTVVITLSTNNSLIVFITLLISGTVAAMSASNAHQRSKIIISGLLVSLTNSIVIIGFGLINGFAVKDILIYGFYGILNGVFCSVLTIGSLPLWEYMFDILTPIKLLELSNPNHPILKRLLVEAPGTYHHSIIVGNLSESAAQAIGCNSLLARVGSYYHDIGKLKRPYFFKENQLTSDNPHDKISPFLSSNIIRNHVHDGVQLAHEHKIPKDIIDIIEQHHGETLVKYFYHKALNDENESASINSDDFKYKGPKPKSKEAAIVMMADSVEAAVRSLSEPTKKNIEELVKKIIEGKFNEEQLQDCHLTFKDLETIKRTFVSILMGIFHERIEYPELDNEENKELEVSN; via the coding sequence GTGGCTTTTCTTAAAAGATTGGACAGGCTTTTACGCAAAGGTCTTACAAGTAAAATTGCTAAAAACAAAATTTTTAATGGGATTATTCTATCTTTACTATTTTTTATAATAATATTTTTCACCTATTACTCCACAGTATCACCAAAAAAGTATGATATTAAAGTTGGTCAAGTGGCTCCCTCAGACATAAGATCTCCAATAGATATAGAAGATAAGGAAGCGACTGCTAAGGAAATAGAGAAGGCCATCAATTTAGTAGAACCTAGGCAAGAAGTTGATCCAACTATACAAATAAATATTAAAAACAATATTGAAGTTTTTTTTAAGCATCTATATGAGGTAAAAAGCTTAGGTGAATTATCTAAAGAAAGTTCTAATGAAGTTATCAATGAGCTGCAGCAATATAATAATTTCGATCTTAGCAAACATGATTTGAGTGTATTACTAAATACAAAAGAAGAGACCATTAAAAATTTTGAAAAATACACCTATGAGTTTATTATGCAAGTAATGACTACTGGTATAAAAAAAGAAGAATTAGATAATAAGAAAAAAAAGATTGAAGAATATTATATGTCTTTAGAAGGTATATCAGAAAAACTAAAGGGTATCGGGATAAAAATTGTTAATAGTTCCATTAAAGAAAATACCTATTTGGATCAGAAATTGACACAAGAAAAAATAAATGAAGCCATAAAAAAAGTGGATAAAGTCTATATAAAAAGAGGTCAAATAATTGTTAACGAAGAAGAAGAAATAACTGAAAAGCATTATAAGCTATTGATGGAAGCGGGTTTAATAAATCAAGAAAAGAAGAAGGATATAAAACCTTTTATAGGAGTAGTACTTATCATTTTAATCCTTGAGCTGATAATCTTTTCTTATATTTATACCTTTAATGAGAAATTGGTTAGTAAAATTTCTAATTTATATTTGATTGTGATAGTATTTTTATCAGTATTTCTTATGGCTAAGCCATTAAATAGCATATCAAGCTATCTCATACCAATATCTTCTGCTTCCATGCTCATAGGGATACTAATCAATCCCACTGTGGCTATTGTATTAAACATATTTCTAACTGTAGTAATTACATTATCAACAAACAATAGTCTTATAGTATTTATTACGTTGCTTATCAGTGGAACTGTTGCGGCTATGAGTGCATCCAATGCACATCAAAGGTCAAAAATAATTATTTCTGGGCTGCTGGTAAGCTTGACAAATTCTATTGTTATAATAGGTTTTGGTTTGATTAATGGATTTGCTGTAAAAGATATTCTAATATATGGCTTTTATGGTATACTTAATGGGGTGTTTTGTTCAGTATTAACAATAGGTTCTTTACCCCTATGGGAGTACATGTTTGATATATTGACTCCAATTAAGCTATTGGAGCTATCGAATCCAAATCATCCAATTCTTAAGAGATTGCTTGTTGAAGCACCTGGAACCTATCACCATAGTATTATAGTTGGGAACTTAAGTGAATCGGCGGCTCAGGCCATAGGCTGTAATAGCTTGCTTGCAAGGGTTGGATCCTATTATCATGATATTGGAAAGCTTAAAAGACCATATTTCTTTAAAGAGAATCAGCTTACTTCCGACAATCCCCATGATAAGATTTCTCCATTTTTAAGTTCCAATATTATTAGAAATCATGTTCATGATGGGGTACAGCTTGCACATGAGCATAAAATCCCTAAGGATATTATTGATATAATTGAGCAGCATCATGGTGAAACCTTAGTAAAGTATTTTTATCATAAAGCATTGAATGATGAAAATGAATCGGCAAGTATTAATTCCGATGATTTTAAATATAAGGGGCCTAAGCCTAAATCAAAGGAAGCTGCAATTGTGATGATGGCTGATTCCGTTGAGGCAGCTGTTAGAAGCTTGTCTGAACCAACTAAAAAGAATATTGAAGAATTAGTTAAAAAGATAATAGAAGGAAAGTTTAATGAAGAGCAGCTTCAGGATTGTCATTTGACCTTTAAGGATTTAGAAACTATTAAAAGGACTTTTGTGAGCATATTAATGGGAATATTCCATGAAAGAATAGAATATCCTGAATTGGACAATGAAGAAAATAAAGAATTGGAGGTTTCTAATTGA
- a CDS encoding PhoH family protein produces the protein MGTQNEKRIKIGNINFLDELFGNLDENIKMIEEKYGVHVVSREGDLVILGDEIRISLAIKVLEKMIDLIKSGEKLDKQKIMYLISLFNEGEGDKIDELIGDIVCVTSRGKYIKPKTLGQQKYIDAIKNNDIVFGVGPAGTGKSYLAVAMAVKAFKNKEVSRIILTRPAVEAGESLGFLPGDLQMKVDPYLRPLYDALYDILGGETYLKYKEKGMIEVAPLAYMRGRTLDDSFIILDEAQNTTRAQMKMFLTRIGFGSKTVINGDITQMDLPKGKQSGLKQAVEVLKDVKGIRFIYLTAKDVVRHGLVQKIIKAYDSYENKAIKKKK, from the coding sequence TTGGGAACACAAAACGAAAAAAGAATAAAAATTGGGAATATAAATTTTTTAGATGAATTGTTCGGAAATTTAGACGAAAATATTAAAATGATTGAAGAAAAATATGGGGTGCATGTAGTATCACGGGAAGGTGATTTGGTAATACTTGGAGATGAAATAAGAATAAGCCTTGCCATTAAGGTTTTAGAGAAAATGATAGACTTGATAAAGTCTGGTGAAAAGCTAGATAAGCAAAAAATAATGTATCTGATAAGCTTATTTAATGAGGGCGAAGGGGATAAAATCGATGAATTAATTGGCGATATTGTTTGTGTGACTTCAAGGGGGAAATATATTAAGCCTAAGACATTAGGTCAGCAAAAATATATTGATGCCATTAAAAATAATGACATTGTATTTGGGGTAGGGCCCGCGGGAACGGGTAAAAGTTACTTAGCTGTGGCTATGGCGGTTAAAGCCTTTAAAAATAAAGAGGTTAGTAGGATTATTTTAACACGTCCAGCAGTTGAAGCCGGTGAAAGTCTTGGATTTCTTCCCGGGGACCTTCAGATGAAGGTTGATCCCTATCTTAGGCCACTTTATGATGCCCTATATGATATCCTAGGAGGAGAGACATATTTAAAATATAAGGAAAAGGGAATGATAGAAGTAGCTCCCCTAGCATATATGAGGGGGAGAACTTTAGATGATTCCTTTATAATTTTAGATGAAGCTCAGAATACTACTAGGGCTCAAATGAAAATGTTTTTGACAAGAATTGGATTTGGATCAAAAACCGTTATAAATGGTGACATTACACAAATGGATTTACCAAAGGGAAAACAATCAGGACTTAAGCAAGCTGTAGAGGTTTTAAAGGACGTAAAAGGAATAAGGTTCATATACCTAACTGCAAAGGATGTAGTAAGGCATGGGTTAGTTCAAAAGATAATAAAGGCATATGATTCATATGAAAATAAAGCCATTAAAAAGAAAAAGTAG
- the yqfD gene encoding sporulation protein YqfD gives MLVIRIWNYFRGYVVFKLEGLNLERILNLAVNKGIYLWDIHRINYTTIEGKVGVKGYRELLKILRKTGCRSKIQLKIGYPFFILRLKRKKIIAVGSILCLLLIISFTSFVWDIEIKGNSNISKRDILTSLESMGVKVGTFKYDLDSSDIKDNLLIKHEKLAWVGVEIKGTKIRIELVEKDREPPKIDKSLPCHIVAGKDGIIEKIIARNGDAMVEKGDIVKKNQILISGKIEREEGIMRIVHSIGEIHARTFYEKAHKIPIYKVSKVKTGRKFTKRIIKIGKTSFTISKGNAPYDKYIIETKNKSLTKWRKIKIPVEIVIEEYYEIIEKKKKVSEDALKKSLKDFLVVNLIKEIPEEAKILKKTIDFRKESNTICGHLTIEVLESIGIEQRFNAHEEE, from the coding sequence GTGCTAGTTATTAGAATATGGAATTATTTTAGAGGATATGTTGTATTTAAGCTTGAGGGACTTAATCTAGAGAGAATATTAAATTTAGCAGTTAATAAGGGTATATACCTATGGGATATTCATAGGATAAATTATACAACAATTGAAGGAAAAGTTGGTGTCAAAGGCTATAGGGAACTCTTAAAAATATTAAGGAAAACTGGATGCAGATCAAAAATACAATTAAAGATAGGCTATCCATTTTTTATTTTACGATTGAAAAGAAAAAAAATCATTGCGGTAGGGTCTATTCTATGTTTATTATTAATTATTAGCTTCACTTCATTTGTTTGGGATATAGAGATTAAGGGGAATAGTAATATATCTAAGAGGGATATATTAACCTCTTTAGAAAGTATGGGTGTTAAGGTTGGAACATTTAAATATGATCTTGACTCTTCTGATATCAAAGATAATTTATTGATCAAACATGAAAAATTGGCATGGGTTGGTGTAGAGATAAAAGGAACTAAAATCAGAATAGAACTAGTAGAGAAGGATAGAGAACCTCCCAAAATAGATAAAAGCTTACCATGTCATATCGTTGCCGGTAAGGATGGTATAATAGAAAAGATCATTGCAAGAAATGGGGATGCAATGGTAGAAAAAGGAGATATAGTAAAGAAAAATCAGATATTAATTAGTGGTAAAATAGAAAGAGAAGAGGGAATAATGAGGATAGTTCATTCTATCGGCGAAATTCATGCTAGAACATTCTATGAAAAAGCCCATAAAATACCTATTTATAAAGTATCAAAGGTCAAAACCGGTAGAAAGTTCACTAAAAGAATTATTAAGATTGGAAAAACATCTTTTACGATCTCAAAGGGTAATGCACCCTATGACAAATATATTATCGAAACAAAAAATAAAAGTCTAACAAAATGGAGGAAAATTAAGATTCCTGTAGAAATTGTTATTGAGGAATATTATGAAATAATTGAGAAAAAGAAAAAGGTATCTGAGGATGCACTTAAAAAATCATTAAAGGATTTTCTAGTTGTTAACCTTATAAAAGAAATACCAGAGGAAGCAAAAATATTGAAGAAAACTATTGACTTCAGAAAAGAATCCAATACAATTTGTGGTCATTTAACAATTGAAGTATTAGAGTCCATTGGAATTGAACAAAGATTTAACGCACATGAGGAGGAGTAA
- the yqfC gene encoding sporulation protein YqfC: MKEERMSKVKSNISDILEIPKDILLDLPRITFVGNLQVSIENHKGIIEYSNENIRVKMKDGIIKVSGIDLAIKTIISEEIIIAGNISSIDFYR, from the coding sequence ATGAAGGAAGAAAGAATGTCCAAAGTAAAGTCAAATATATCGGATATACTGGAAATTCCAAAGGATATACTGCTGGACTTACCTAGAATAACCTTTGTAGGTAATTTACAAGTAAGTATTGAGAATCATAAGGGGATTATAGAGTATTCTAATGAAAATATAAGAGTAAAGATGAAGGATGGGATAATTAAGGTATCTGGAATCGATCTTGCTATAAAAACTATAATTAGTGAAGAAATTATTATAGCAGGAAATATTTCATCCATTGATTTCTATAGGTAG